A DNA window from Trypanosoma brucei brucei TREU927 chromosome 10, whole genome shotgun sequence contains the following coding sequences:
- a CDS encoding glyceraldehyde 3-phosphate dehydrogenase cytosolic (identical to SP:P10097: Glyceraldehyde 3- phosphate dehydrogenase, cytosolic (GAPDH). {Trypanosoma brucei brucei;}) has product MVIRVGINGFGRIGRVVFRAAQRRNDIEIVGINDLLDADYMAYMLKYDSTHGRFEGAVEVQGGALVVNGKKIRVTSERDPANLKWNEINVDVVVESTGLFLSDDTARKHIQAGAKKVVITGPSKDDTPMFVMGVNHTTYKGEAIVSNASCTTNCLAPLAKVLNDKFGIVEGLMTTVHATTATQKTVDGPSQKDWRGGRGAAQNIIPSSTGAAKAVGKIIPSLNGKLTGMAFRVPTPNVSVVDLTVRLERPATYKQICDAIKAASEGELKGILGYVDEEIVSSDINGIPLTSVFDARAGISLNDNFVKLVSWYDNETGYSNKVLDLIAHITK; this is encoded by the coding sequence ATGGTAATCAGAGTCGGCATCAATGGGTTTGGTCGTATTGGCCGCGTTGTGTTCCGAGCTGCGCAGCGCCGAAACGACATCGAAATTGTTGGGATCAACGATTTGCTCGATGCGGATTACATGGCTTACATGTTGAAGTATGATTCCACTCACGGCCGCTTCGAAGGTGCGGTAGAGGTTCAAGGTGGTGCACTTGTGGTAAACGGCAAGAAGATTCGCGTCACGTCCGAGCGGGATCCCGCGAACTTGAAGTGGAATGAAATTAATGTGGACGTTGTTGTGGAGTCTACTGGACTTTTTCTCTCCGACGATACGGCACGAAAGCACATCCAGGCTGGTGCCAAGAAGGTCGTCATCACAGGTCCTTCGAAGGACGACACACCAATGTTCGTTATGGGTGTAAACCACACGACTTACAAGGGGGAAGCCATCGTCTCAAACGCATCATGCACGACGAACTGCCTTGCCCCCCTTGCAAAGGTGCTCAACGACAAGTTTGGCATCGTGGAAGGACTCATGACAACCGTTCACGCAACAACGGCGACACAGAAAACTGTCGATGGCCCCTCGCAGAAGGACTGGCGTGGCGGCAGGGGTGCAGCGCAGAATATTATTCCTTCATCCACCGGTGCGGCGAAAGCGGTGGGCAAAATCATCCCGTCGCTCAATGGCAAACTCACTGGTATGGCCTTCCGTGTACCAACTCCCAACGTTTCCGTGGTGGATCTCACAGTGCGGCTAGAGCGTCCCGCGACCTACAAGCAAATTTGCGACGCCATTAAGGCTGCATCAGAGGGTGAACTGAAGGGGATTTTGGGTTATGTGGACGAAGAGATTGTTTCCAGTGACATCAACGGCATTCCGCTCACATCCGTCTTCGATGCCAGGGCGGGTATTTCGCTGAACGACAACTTCGTTAAGCTGGTCTCGTGGTATGACAACGAAACCGGGTACTCAAACAAGGTCCTAGACCTCATTGCGCACATCACAAAGTGA
- a CDS encoding sterol 24-c-methyltransferase, putative → MSAGSRGPLSLLIARERDANGVNGDVNATAGRLRDRYDGKGASASERRQDATSLTNEYYDIVTDFYEYGWGQNFHFAPRYMNETFYESLARYEYFLAYHAQFKPTDTVLDVGCGIGGPARNMVRFTSCNVMGVNNNEYQINRARQHDSRYGMSGKINYTKTDFCNMCFGDNEFDGAYAIEATCHSESKVKCYSEVFRAIKPGAYFMLYEWCLTDLYDPANEEHQRVRHGIELGDGLPELDTMRQVVAAVKAAGFVVEESFDMAERFESGEPKSVPWYEPLQGSYTSLSGLRATPAGRWLTSVTCRLLEAVRLAPAGTCKATEILEEGAVNLVKGGELGIFTPSFFVKARKPRLGEELSC, encoded by the coding sequence ATGTCGGCCGGATCTCGTGGCCCACTTTCCCTGCTCATTGCCCGTGAACGTGATGCCAATGGTGTGAATGGCGATGTGAATGCAACGGCTGGACGCCTGCGTGACCGATACGATGGGAAGGGTGCCTCCGCCAGTGAGCGACGGCAGGATGCGACATCGCTGACCAACGAGTACTACGATATCGTTACAGATTTCTATGAATACGGTTGGGGGCAAAACTTCCACTTTGCTCCTCGGTACATGAATGAGACGTTCTACGAATCACTCGCACGGTATGAGTACTTTCTTGCGTACCATGCTCAGTTCAAACCGACGGACACTGTGCTAGACGTTGGCTGCGGGATTGGTGGGCCAGCACGAAACATGGTACGGTTCACATCGTGCAACGTGATGGGtgtaaataataatgagTATCAAATAAATCGCGCGCGGCAGCACGATTCCCGCTACGGGATGAGCGGTAAAATTAACTACACTAAGACCGACTTCTGTAACATGTGCTTTGGCGACAACGAGTTCGACGGAGCATACGCCATCGAGGCGACATGCCACTCAGAGAGTAAGGTAAAGTGCTATAGTGAAGTGTTTCGCGCTATCAAACCTGGTGCCTACTTTATGCTGTACGAGTGGTGTTTGACGGACCTGTATGACCCGGCAAATGAGGAACACCAGCGTGTCCGGCATGGTATCGAACTTGGCGACGGTCTTCCTGAACTCGACACGATGCGGCAGGTTGTCGCAGCGGTAAAGGCCGCCGGTTTCGTTGTGGAAGAGAGCTTTGACATGGCGGAACGATTCGAAAGTGGCGAGCCGAAGAGCGTCCCGTGGTATGAGCCACTGCAGGGGAGTTACACGTCGCTGAGTGGACTTCGGGCGACCCCTGCAGGGCGCTGGTTGACGAGTGTAACATGTCGTTTGCTCGAGGCTGTGCGCCTCGCACCGGCAGGTACATGTAAGGCGACAGAGATCCTCGAAGAAGGAGCGGTGAACCTTGTCAAGGGGGGCGAACTTGGGATATTCACGCCATCCTTCTTTGTGAAGGCGCGTAAACCGCGTCTTGGGGAAGAGCTGTCGTGCTAA